One Rhododendron vialii isolate Sample 1 chromosome 2a, ASM3025357v1 genomic region harbors:
- the LOC131315598 gene encoding protein CHLOROPLAST VESICULATION: MGITINYCLNISPPPPLSTPSSPHKTTQVTWPKKERSLKGQCVMGLACLIIGLEMDNSMGSGDGIAIAGQNMHQIVQSNEKGNRWSDKRACPPWRVNSLETVVPEDLPRPVGRRRWEGVGFTRTAPAVKVVAVRSSNGSCFTM; the protein is encoded by the exons atgggcaTAACAATCAATTATTGCCTCAACATCTCCCCTCCACCTCCTCTTTCCACCCCATCATCCCCCCACAAGACAACCCAAGTCACATG GCCGAAGAAAGAGAGATCACTGAAAGGCCAATGCGTAATGGGGCTGGCGTGCCTCATCATCGGGCTTGAAATGGACAATTCAATGGGCAGTGGAGACGGCATAGCAATTGCTGGTCAAAATATGCATCAAATTGTTCAATCAAACGAGAAGGGAAATAGATGGAGCGACAAGAGAGCGTGCCCGCCGTGGCGGGTGAATTCGCTCGAAACCGTCGTGCCGGAGGACTTGCCGAGGCCGGTAGGTCGCCGGAGGTGGGAGGGAGTTGGGTTCACCAGAACTGCTCCGGCGGTGAAAGTGGTTGCTGTTAGAAGTAGCAATGGGAGTTGTTTCACCATGTAA
- the LOC131317505 gene encoding pleiotropic drug resistance protein 1-like, whose product MGVMAKTNPTVRTELCWEKFRVMPVVLVYTNGRTVQDNMFTEISKIVYWFYRTIFLQVVHLMGTQQDILNTMGYMYAAVLFLGVQNSVSVQPVVAIERTVFYREKAARMYSALPYAFAQWTVSKFLWYLFMYFTLLYFTFCGLMAVAVTPNHNIAAIVSSGFYALWNLFSGFSFLMVLLPSHGAFDMRTRLINPRIPVWWRWYYYASPVSWSLYGLVASQFADIQDKIDTGETVEH is encoded by the exons AtgggtgtcatggccaaaacgAACCCAACAGTGAGAACTGAACTGTGTTGGGAGAAGTTCCGTGTGATGCCTGTTGTCTTGGTTTATACAAACGGCAGAACAGTTCAAGACAACATGTTCACTG aaattagtaaaatcgtttACTGGTTTTACCGTACTATTTTCCTACAGGTTGTTCATCTTAT GGGAACACAGCAAGATATCTTGAACACAATGGGTTATATGTATGCTGCTGTTCTATTTCTTGGTGTACAAAATTCCGTGTCAGTGCAGCCGGTGGTTGCTATTGAGAGAACAGTATTCTATAGGGAAAAGGCAGCCAGAATGTATTCAGCATTGCCGTATGCATTTGCACAG TGGACAGTTTCCAAATTCTTATGGTATTTGTTCATGTATTTCACCTTGTTATACTTCACTTTCTGTGGATTGATGGCAGTGGCAGTAACTCCCAACCATAACATTGCTGCTATAGTCTCATCTGGCTTCTATGCATTGTGGAACCTTTTCTCCGGATTC AGCTTCCTGATGGTGCTTTTGCCTTCTCATGGTGCTTTTGACATGAGAACTAGATTGATTAATCCG AGAATACCGGTGTGGTGGAGGTGGTACTATTACGCTTCCCCGGTCTCTTGGAGTCTATATGGACTGGTTGCTTCTCAGTTTGCAGATATTCAGGACAAAATTGACACAGGAGAAACAGTGGAACATTAA